One window from the genome of Gimesia aquarii encodes:
- a CDS encoding permease, with protein MKHWFLIADGPGYTGFLTDFNTTFWSGALRVAEAMVAAAPFLVAGVFAAGILRGMVGADRTRKILGVGHWTGPFRAWALGILLPICSLGALPVARELRRAGVPSGTVLSFVLVAPVLNPVSIIYGLSHITPIMLVYFGVGTFVVSVGIGLIWNRVIADNQDVEPEQIERAPRDSVNRLLVVGDTAARGLVGPVFIDYGLALLAVGFLGAFLPHGILQTGLTRDNALAPIIMGLVAIPVYVTPTEVMMHFGHIVQDGYSLGAAFALILLGAGANVGVANWLRRDYGLKPLMLFVSLLIGSTLVIGITADRTLIHGNATTTDHTHAFDPFTRLANVESAQANLVWVIKKVSKTIRTDEAYGLGLLLIIIFAGLILKISGKRLSVEHLLEDQQDESEESNELTNPKWDPALTPAQLVVAGACCVISLAIVGLYLFYPSSDSLFDDMNTIRTYVYDSVKQEDVTETKRRLNQWRTHAGKLSTSVLIRTGSVSAKRRECVDEVLYSLDTLENHVASGKFQEAKSLLVYVDKVYRQCRSEFKNNP; from the coding sequence GTGAAACACTGGTTTTTAATTGCCGACGGTCCCGGTTACACGGGATTTCTCACCGATTTCAACACGACATTTTGGAGTGGTGCACTACGTGTTGCTGAAGCGATGGTTGCCGCAGCACCGTTTCTGGTGGCAGGGGTATTCGCGGCAGGAATCCTTCGTGGAATGGTGGGGGCCGATCGCACCCGTAAGATCCTCGGGGTAGGTCATTGGACGGGGCCCTTTCGTGCGTGGGCACTTGGAATCTTGTTACCGATTTGCTCATTGGGCGCATTACCCGTCGCTCGAGAGTTACGTCGAGCAGGGGTTCCCAGCGGAACAGTACTCAGTTTTGTTCTTGTTGCCCCAGTTCTCAATCCTGTATCGATTATATACGGACTCAGTCATATTACCCCCATTATGTTGGTCTATTTTGGAGTTGGTACATTTGTCGTTTCTGTCGGCATCGGACTCATTTGGAATCGCGTGATAGCAGATAATCAGGATGTAGAGCCGGAACAGATCGAAAGAGCGCCACGTGATAGCGTAAACCGTTTGCTGGTGGTGGGCGATACGGCAGCAAGAGGACTCGTAGGACCAGTTTTTATTGACTATGGACTGGCGCTTCTGGCTGTTGGTTTCCTTGGAGCCTTCCTGCCGCATGGAATTTTACAAACGGGTCTGACACGCGACAATGCGTTGGCGCCAATCATCATGGGACTGGTTGCTATTCCGGTTTATGTCACTCCGACAGAAGTGATGATGCACTTTGGTCATATCGTCCAGGATGGTTATTCGCTGGGTGCTGCTTTTGCTCTGATCCTTCTTGGGGCGGGTGCGAACGTAGGAGTAGCGAACTGGCTTCGACGCGACTATGGGCTGAAACCGTTAATGTTGTTCGTATCACTTCTCATCGGTTCTACACTTGTCATTGGTATAACCGCCGATCGCACGCTCATACACGGGAATGCGACTACCACCGATCATACTCATGCCTTTGATCCGTTTACTCGGTTGGCGAATGTCGAATCAGCTCAGGCAAACCTGGTATGGGTCATCAAAAAAGTCTCTAAAACCATTCGCACTGATGAAGCCTACGGGTTGGGGCTATTACTGATTATTATCTTCGCAGGCCTTATTTTAAAAATATCCGGGAAGCGACTTAGTGTCGAACATTTACTGGAAGATCAGCAAGACGAATCTGAAGAATCAAATGAGTTAACAAATCCTAAGTGGGATCCCGCCCTCACACCTGCTCAGCTTGTTGTCGCTGGTGCATGTTGTGTGATCAGTCTCGCCATTGTGGGATTGTACCTGTTTTACCCCTCATCTGACAGTCTTTTTGATGACATGAATACGATTCGCACTTATGTCTATGATTCGGTAAAGCAGGAGGATGTCACCGAAACAAAGCGACGTTTAAATCAGTGGAGAACACATGCCGGGAAGCTATCAACCAGTGTGCTGATTCGCACCGGATCGGTTTCAGCCAAACGGCGCGAGTGTGTCGACGAGGTACTCTATAGCCTTGACACTCTGGAAAACCATGTCGCGTCTGGAAAATTTCAGGAAGCGAAGTCATTACTTGTCTATGTCGATAAAGTCTATCGTCAATGTCGATCAGAATTTAAAAATAATCCTTAA
- a CDS encoding transglutaminase-like domain-containing protein, with product MRHNENTALSSPVLHITTIVMVLIAALALSISDAEGRYSRIWIAVNFGIELSVVVLGMRYFVRLAREMKNDAYISPLLLAVMLLSLLWEPVKRAVWGEGRPFELIMMFSVKNTLLVMAAAGCWKRYQKIAIWGSLFLIIFSATTNSSRDIIVLIGLELIVGFFWLFYSYWNSIRAYLIPTLEKHQWRKHGVLSCLALVLLLILFMSGNNPIVHAFKGIMPSSGGEGYKDQYARDGLGDGDLLVAGKYDIRSFAPVENAPFISSDEPSLYDIMFDQYKDDGEMAKNVDRAISLRMQDQNIEERELPESENINRHFSTAREQKPEETKSNEGLKSDALLHVSGRTPLHLRMETYDIFDGVKWHSEPLTRNLKGGFELKERFEKPWIIVSTNISSLFQECPNELHVITNNHLRSNQLPAPLHLKEIHIDYLDQPDMFGWHQDSIVKLDRKEMPRLVPIRIISHFPDADLVEYRDVKHGNVNHHKQHLALPEIPVIKKVKKLAENIVAGVEDDWDKIRKIEQYHREHFQHDRTITFNDESKLPLEEFLFEEKAGPDYMMSTSTALMLRSLGYSTRVVSGFYASPDDYDLASDHTPVHSDDVHFWVEVRVGLGASSWFTVEPTQGYEILGPSPTIYEKFYDAFVGGLLWFWKHLYLCLALIASGSILYHFRFVFTDILLTRWFYVFEPRDIRKLVLRTLWLIELRMRWTGYRRPESTTINRWFQQTSEHITASSQSLNELSSYANWATYCPDASKNISEEELNHIKHCCFQVIQEARWKKT from the coding sequence ATGCGACATAACGAGAATACAGCTTTATCCAGTCCCGTTCTACACATCACGACCATTGTGATGGTTCTGATCGCGGCGCTGGCGCTTTCAATCTCCGATGCGGAAGGACGTTATTCTCGAATTTGGATCGCGGTCAATTTTGGGATTGAACTTTCAGTAGTTGTGTTGGGAATGCGCTATTTTGTCCGTCTGGCAAGAGAAATGAAAAACGATGCGTATATTTCTCCGCTCCTGTTGGCGGTCATGTTGCTCAGTCTCTTATGGGAACCGGTTAAGCGTGCTGTTTGGGGAGAAGGCAGACCATTTGAACTCATCATGATGTTCAGTGTGAAAAATACCTTATTGGTGATGGCAGCCGCCGGTTGCTGGAAAAGATATCAGAAGATTGCCATCTGGGGATCTCTGTTTTTGATTATCTTTTCAGCGACAACGAATTCGAGCCGCGATATCATCGTTCTGATTGGTCTGGAATTGATTGTTGGCTTTTTCTGGCTCTTTTATTCTTATTGGAACAGCATCAGAGCTTACCTGATTCCGACACTGGAAAAACATCAATGGAGAAAACATGGAGTCTTGTCCTGTCTCGCCTTGGTTTTACTTCTGATTCTGTTTATGTCGGGAAATAATCCGATTGTCCATGCGTTTAAGGGGATCATGCCCAGTTCCGGTGGTGAAGGTTATAAAGATCAATACGCGAGAGACGGGTTAGGTGATGGCGACTTGCTCGTGGCCGGTAAGTATGACATCCGTAGTTTTGCGCCGGTGGAAAATGCTCCCTTCATCTCATCAGACGAACCCAGCCTGTATGACATCATGTTTGACCAGTACAAAGATGACGGAGAAATGGCGAAAAATGTCGACCGAGCGATTAGTCTGAGAATGCAGGACCAGAACATAGAAGAGAGAGAGCTTCCGGAATCGGAAAATATTAATCGTCATTTTTCTACAGCCAGGGAGCAGAAACCTGAAGAAACAAAATCGAACGAGGGGCTTAAATCAGACGCGTTGTTACACGTATCCGGCAGGACTCCCCTGCATCTTCGCATGGAAACTTACGATATTTTCGACGGAGTGAAATGGCACAGCGAGCCACTAACGAGAAACCTAAAAGGAGGTTTCGAGTTGAAAGAACGCTTTGAGAAACCCTGGATCATTGTGAGTACGAATATCAGTTCGCTTTTTCAGGAATGTCCGAACGAATTGCATGTGATTACAAATAATCATTTGAGGTCCAATCAGCTGCCTGCGCCGCTTCATTTGAAAGAAATTCATATTGACTATCTCGATCAGCCCGACATGTTTGGCTGGCATCAAGACAGTATCGTCAAGCTCGATCGAAAAGAGATGCCGCGGCTGGTTCCCATCCGCATCATCAGTCATTTCCCCGATGCTGATCTGGTTGAGTACCGCGATGTAAAACATGGGAATGTGAACCATCACAAACAGCATCTGGCTCTACCGGAAATACCCGTCATCAAGAAGGTAAAAAAACTCGCCGAAAATATTGTTGCAGGCGTTGAAGATGATTGGGATAAAATCAGGAAAATCGAGCAATATCATCGCGAACATTTTCAGCATGATCGCACGATAACCTTTAATGACGAGTCCAAGCTGCCACTCGAAGAGTTCCTGTTTGAAGAAAAAGCAGGGCCCGATTATATGATGTCTACCTCCACGGCATTGATGCTCAGATCTCTTGGATATTCCACCAGAGTCGTGAGTGGTTTTTATGCCAGCCCAGATGATTATGATCTCGCTTCAGACCATACCCCGGTTCATTCCGATGACGTGCATTTCTGGGTAGAAGTGAGAGTGGGGCTAGGGGCCTCGTCCTGGTTTACGGTTGAACCGACTCAGGGGTATGAGATTTTAGGACCCTCTCCTACTATATATGAGAAATTTTATGATGCGTTCGTCGGGGGGCTGCTCTGGTTCTGGAAACATCTCTATCTCTGCCTGGCTCTGATTGCCTCCGGATCGATTTTGTATCATTTTCGTTTCGTTTTCACTGATATTCTGCTGACAAGGTGGTTCTATGTTTTTGAACCCCGCGATATCAGAAAATTAGTTCTCCGTACACTATGGCTCATTGAATTACGGATGCGGTGGACCGGTTATCGACGACCGGAGTCAACTACGATCAATCGATGGTTTCAACAAACGTCAGAACATATTACAGCGAGTTCACAGTCATTAAACGAACTCTCTTCGTATGCAAACTGGGCAACCTATTGTCCGGATGCTTCAAAAAATATTTCTGAAGAAGAGCTCAATCACATAAAACATTGTTGTTTTCAGGTCATCCAGGAAGCACGTTGGAAGAAAACTTGA
- a CDS encoding efflux RND transporter periplasmic adaptor subunit, whose amino-acid sequence MKKLLQAVKPILTIAFVVVLIATGYFTRDHWLPLLQQNRTARSDNVSATKTKPGDTKSSASEQIILSDQAIANLGLKVRSIQPETYWKTLQVPGMVIDRPGHSDRGIISPVDGVVEKMNYFPGDTVRPGDVLYTIRILSESLQQTQTKLFKDMQETKLVESKKKRLESAKGAIPGSRIIEVANEITRLKVAIKGYQQELLNREFTQKQLKEIAAGNFVKELNIRVPSQTNESRPMGTSAVMQATGKDVKPESSPIFEVQESKVDLGQQVKTGQMLCLLANHQLLSIEGRAFRDEIPLLERSIKAGWPTKVDFQENVSADWPPINQDFLIQHLANVIDPIKRTFAFRMPLENQFRVVKQNGRPQVLWRFRPGQKVRILIRTEKLENVFVLPTDAVARDNAEAFVFLQNVNTFQRKAVRVLERDRRYTVVANDGSLIPGSFVVQSSAEQLNRMLKSSSGNDLPEGYHIHADGSLHKNEDEGK is encoded by the coding sequence ATGAAGAAACTTCTTCAAGCGGTGAAACCCATCCTGACAATTGCTTTCGTAGTGGTACTGATAGCTACCGGGTATTTCACGCGTGACCATTGGTTGCCTCTATTACAACAGAACAGGACAGCCAGATCGGATAATGTTTCCGCCACAAAAACAAAGCCAGGTGACACGAAAAGCTCAGCTTCCGAACAGATCATTCTATCAGATCAGGCCATTGCCAATTTGGGTTTGAAAGTGAGATCAATACAACCAGAGACCTATTGGAAAACGCTACAGGTTCCGGGAATGGTCATCGATCGCCCAGGCCACAGTGACCGTGGTATTATTTCTCCCGTCGATGGTGTGGTTGAGAAAATGAATTATTTTCCAGGTGACACTGTTCGCCCGGGAGATGTGCTCTACACGATTCGTATTCTTAGCGAGTCTTTGCAGCAGACCCAAACAAAACTGTTTAAAGATATGCAGGAAACCAAACTCGTAGAGTCAAAGAAGAAGCGTTTAGAGTCTGCAAAAGGGGCAATCCCCGGTTCCCGGATTATTGAAGTCGCCAATGAAATCACGCGACTTAAAGTTGCTATCAAGGGATATCAACAGGAGTTGCTCAATCGGGAGTTTACACAGAAACAATTGAAAGAAATCGCTGCCGGTAATTTTGTTAAAGAGCTGAATATTCGCGTTCCCTCTCAAACTAATGAGTCCAGACCAATGGGAACTTCAGCAGTAATGCAGGCGACAGGTAAGGATGTAAAACCAGAATCCTCGCCCATCTTCGAAGTTCAGGAAAGTAAAGTTGACTTGGGCCAGCAGGTCAAAACGGGACAGATGCTGTGTCTACTCGCAAATCACCAGTTACTTTCAATAGAAGGTCGTGCCTTTCGAGATGAAATACCGCTTCTTGAACGAAGTATAAAAGCAGGCTGGCCTACCAAAGTAGACTTTCAGGAAAATGTGTCGGCAGATTGGCCTCCCATTAATCAAGATTTTCTGATTCAGCATCTGGCAAATGTCATTGATCCGATTAAACGTACTTTTGCTTTTCGCATGCCGTTGGAGAATCAGTTTCGAGTTGTAAAACAAAATGGAAGGCCCCAGGTACTTTGGCGGTTTCGACCTGGCCAAAAAGTCCGCATCTTGATTCGAACCGAAAAGCTTGAAAACGTATTCGTACTTCCTACGGATGCGGTTGCTCGTGACAATGCTGAAGCATTTGTATTTCTCCAGAATGTCAACACGTTTCAACGCAAGGCAGTTCGAGTCCTGGAACGAGATCGACGCTATACCGTCGTTGCCAATGATGGATCGCTTATCCCCGGTTCTTTTGTTGTACAGAGTTCTGCCGAACAGTTGAATCGAATGCTGAAATCGTCATCGGGAAATGACTTACCAGAAGGCTACCACATTCATGCGGATGGCAGCCTCCATAAGAACGAAGACGAAGGGAAATAG
- a CDS encoding AAA family ATPase, with translation MSAMMSTDSQTNLDQEFGCINRLRETLNHALKGKAEVVDHVIVCLLARGHLLIEDRPGLGKTMLAKALASSIGGKFARVQCTPDLLPSDITGFNIFNQKTHEFEFRTGPVFSDVMLADEINRATPRTQSALLEAMAERQVTVDAVRYELAQNYFVIATQNPIDQHGTYPLPEAQLDRFSMKLSIGYPGETDELKMLENAIDDKSESDSDCEPLFEESQLFRIQKQVASLPVISSVQKYLIKLGQATRNHPEISLGLSPRGLLMWQRIAQARAFLNQRQYVIPDDFIETAVPVLDVRLGVDHEDSIPVIEGIMESTSVPKYEVPAQ, from the coding sequence ATGTCAGCGATGATGAGTACAGATTCACAAACTAATTTGGATCAGGAGTTTGGTTGTATTAACCGGCTTCGTGAAACTCTCAACCACGCGCTAAAAGGGAAAGCGGAAGTCGTTGATCACGTGATTGTATGTCTGTTGGCTCGAGGTCACTTATTAATTGAAGATCGCCCCGGTCTTGGCAAAACCATGTTAGCTAAAGCGTTGGCCAGTTCCATTGGAGGTAAATTTGCGCGAGTTCAGTGTACTCCCGATTTATTGCCGAGCGACATTACCGGGTTCAATATCTTTAATCAGAAGACACATGAATTTGAGTTTCGCACCGGTCCCGTTTTCTCTGACGTGATGCTCGCTGATGAAATCAATCGGGCCACACCAAGGACACAAAGCGCCTTGCTGGAGGCGATGGCTGAAAGACAAGTGACTGTGGATGCAGTGCGCTATGAACTCGCACAGAATTATTTTGTCATCGCAACCCAGAACCCGATCGATCAACATGGCACCTATCCGTTACCTGAAGCTCAACTTGACCGTTTCTCAATGAAACTGAGTATTGGCTATCCGGGCGAAACGGATGAATTGAAGATGCTCGAGAATGCTATAGATGACAAGTCAGAATCTGATAGCGATTGCGAACCTTTATTTGAAGAATCACAGTTATTTCGCATTCAGAAACAGGTGGCTTCACTTCCCGTGATTAGTTCCGTCCAAAAATATTTGATCAAACTTGGACAGGCTACCAGAAATCATCCGGAAATCTCTCTGGGCTTGAGTCCTCGGGGTTTATTAATGTGGCAGAGAATTGCTCAGGCGCGTGCGTTTCTTAACCAGAGACAATATGTGATTCCAGACGATTTTATTGAGACCGCAGTTCCTGTTTTGGATGTCAGGCTGGGCGTTGATCACGAAGATTCCATACCGGTCATCGAGGGAATCATGGAATCAACCAGTGTTCCGAAATATGAAGTCCCGGCTCAGTAA
- a CDS encoding DUF58 domain-containing protein, giving the protein MKNPFWCLAISVLTALICGILVNTAILYIAGAILLVVLTGVVWPWISMSGIVAEVAFNKRRVRCGESVGARLIVKNRWPWPAWGVYLRHRFSEQSGHLCEVAIEYIPGWKVSEFKWSFTPRKRGVYSTQTAFLETAFPFGLYRKKRELSVESKLIVWPEVQTLTSMPEIREVNSSEDRFASNRVGDFGDVTGTREFRIGDSLRRVHWAQTARQGQMIVTERQAASVCALRVIPDLNPSSYGTKAEHRAALEAVLRITASICESLHQQHAWVECLVGDKLFRCENDSYELRKLFDALAHVPVEGVQDSALHHKVSSLSQIVVTTSRGYEKHLSFRHAQHNQRIIVVHDNFEQEMEAASSCQCEPWLKLNDPEESRNKEFVDRWKKACYAT; this is encoded by the coding sequence ATGAAAAACCCGTTTTGGTGCCTGGCGATCAGTGTTCTGACAGCGTTGATTTGCGGGATCCTCGTGAATACCGCAATTCTTTACATAGCGGGAGCAATCTTGCTTGTCGTCTTAACCGGTGTGGTTTGGCCCTGGATCAGTATGTCCGGAATCGTTGCCGAGGTGGCATTCAATAAACGCAGGGTCCGATGCGGTGAATCTGTAGGCGCCCGACTGATTGTTAAAAACCGCTGGCCCTGGCCTGCCTGGGGGGTTTATCTCAGGCATCGTTTCTCTGAGCAATCTGGTCACTTATGTGAAGTTGCCATAGAATACATCCCCGGTTGGAAAGTGAGTGAGTTCAAGTGGTCTTTTACTCCCCGGAAACGCGGGGTTTATTCTACACAAACCGCTTTTCTGGAAACCGCTTTTCCCTTTGGTCTCTACCGAAAAAAAAGGGAACTCTCCGTGGAGTCAAAATTGATTGTCTGGCCCGAAGTGCAGACTCTGACATCTATGCCAGAAATCAGAGAGGTTAACTCAAGCGAAGACAGGTTTGCTTCCAATCGCGTCGGCGATTTTGGAGATGTGACAGGCACGAGGGAGTTTCGAATTGGGGATTCCCTGCGGCGCGTTCACTGGGCTCAGACGGCAAGGCAGGGGCAGATGATTGTGACCGAGCGACAGGCCGCATCCGTCTGTGCATTAAGAGTGATTCCCGATCTCAATCCTTCCAGTTATGGAACGAAAGCGGAGCATCGAGCTGCTTTGGAAGCCGTTCTCAGAATTACCGCCAGTATTTGTGAGTCTCTGCATCAACAACATGCCTGGGTGGAATGTCTTGTTGGCGACAAATTATTTCGTTGTGAGAATGATTCTTATGAACTCAGGAAGCTGTTTGACGCCTTGGCACATGTTCCTGTGGAAGGCGTTCAAGACTCCGCATTGCATCACAAAGTTTCATCGCTTTCTCAAATTGTCGTGACCACGAGTCGTGGGTATGAAAAGCACCTCAGTTTTCGTCACGCCCAGCACAATCAGAGAATCATTGTCGTTCATGATAATTTTGAGCAAGAAATGGAAGCCGCTTCTTCCTGCCAGTGCGAACCGTGGTTAAAGCTGAACGATCCGGAAGAAAGCCGGAATAAAGAGTTTGTCGATCGATGGAAGAAAGCCTGTTATGCGACATAA